One genomic segment of Streptomyces sp. RerS4 includes these proteins:
- a CDS encoding FUSC family protein — translation MFVAPDPGRLRLRNSARAVVGVGLAVAVSELAGLSLTASITGGLAALLALFTVMDPTVRAQRVTTALLPAAGFPVLALATTLHGMPPVRDAAFLAVVFAGVYARRWGPRGHALGIFGFMMFFVTQFLHALPAQLPELYAAVGLALLASGAVRFLLWPIERRTPPAPAPPALPGTGLGRPTTRQAFQATAACGFALAIGQALSEDRWYWAVGTAWWIFVNTASRGETLVRGFRRVLGTVIGIAAGLLIAVPLHGAPAPTAALVAVCVFGIFYTAAPSYSWMMFFVTVMAGLLYGLLGVLHPGLLLLRFEETAVGALGAALAVVLVLPVTTHATNDAWIQRALRRVHAATAEATARLAGSPTADPGPHAAELEALLARVRMALAPLVHPLSPFRARKARAREVIALLDDCSREVRGLVAVAADPDASHDARLAAACWRVEAAVEALTAGAPAPTPEPLPHAPEAGPALAHLHGLERALTALAHPLHSSRPSPLVDA, via the coding sequence ATGTTCGTGGCTCCGGATCCGGGGCGCCTGAGGCTCAGGAACTCGGCTCGCGCCGTCGTCGGCGTGGGGCTCGCCGTCGCCGTCTCCGAACTGGCGGGACTCTCCCTGACCGCCTCCATCACCGGCGGGCTCGCCGCCCTGCTGGCCCTCTTCACCGTCATGGACCCGACCGTCCGCGCCCAGCGGGTGACCACCGCCCTGCTGCCCGCCGCCGGCTTCCCCGTCCTGGCGCTCGCGACCACCCTGCACGGGATGCCGCCCGTCCGCGACGCGGCCTTCCTCGCCGTGGTCTTCGCCGGGGTCTACGCCCGCCGCTGGGGGCCGCGCGGCCACGCCCTCGGGATCTTCGGCTTCATGATGTTCTTCGTCACCCAGTTCCTGCACGCCCTCCCCGCCCAGCTGCCCGAGCTGTACGCCGCCGTCGGACTGGCCCTGCTCGCCTCCGGCGCCGTCCGCTTCCTCCTCTGGCCCATCGAACGCCGCACCCCGCCCGCCCCCGCCCCGCCCGCCCTGCCCGGCACCGGACTCGGCCGGCCCACCACCCGGCAGGCCTTCCAGGCCACCGCCGCCTGCGGCTTCGCCCTGGCCATCGGCCAGGCCCTGTCCGAGGACCGCTGGTACTGGGCCGTCGGCACCGCCTGGTGGATCTTCGTCAACACCGCCTCGCGCGGCGAGACCCTGGTGCGGGGCTTCCGCCGGGTCCTGGGCACCGTGATCGGCATCGCCGCCGGACTGCTGATCGCCGTACCGCTGCACGGGGCGCCCGCGCCCACCGCCGCGCTCGTCGCCGTCTGCGTCTTCGGCATCTTCTACACCGCGGCCCCCTCCTACTCCTGGATGATGTTCTTCGTCACCGTCATGGCCGGACTCCTGTACGGCCTCCTCGGCGTCCTGCACCCCGGCCTGCTGCTCCTGCGCTTCGAGGAGACGGCCGTCGGCGCGCTCGGCGCCGCCCTCGCCGTCGTCCTCGTCCTGCCCGTCACCACCCACGCCACGAACGACGCCTGGATCCAGCGGGCCCTGCGCCGCGTCCACGCCGCGACCGCCGAGGCCACCGCCCGCCTCGCCGGCTCCCCGACCGCCGACCCCGGCCCGCACGCCGCCGAGCTGGAGGCCCTGCTCGCCCGCGTCCGGATGGCGCTCGCCCCGCTCGTCCACCCGCTGAGCCCCTTCCGCGCCCGCAAGGCCCGCGCCCGCGAGGTGATCGCCCTGCTCGACGACTGCTCCCGCGAGGTACGCGGACTCGTCGCCGTCGCCGCCGACCCGGACGCCTCCCACGACGCCCGCCTCGCCGCCGCCTGTTGGCGCGTCGAGGCCGCCGTCGAAGCCCTCACCGCGGGCGCCCCCGCACCCACGCCCGAGCCCCTCCCGCACGCCCCCGAGGCCGGTCCCGCCCTGGCCCACCTCCACGGCCTGGAACGCGCCCTCACCGCCCTGGCCCACCCCCTCCACAGCTCCCGCCCGTCCCCGTTGGTCGACGCCTAG
- a CDS encoding NADH:flavin oxidoreductase/NADH oxidase yields MSAAPAAFATLFQPYTLRSVTIPNRIWMAPMCQYSAEAFGPNAGVAHDWHFTHYAARATGGTGLIIQEATAVSPEGRISPYDLGIWNDTQVEALRRITTFVKAQGSVPGIQIGHAGRKASTDRTWKGGAPVGPDGDGWLPSAPSPVPFAEGHPVPHELTVEEIREITDQFAAAAGRALAAGYEVLEIHGAHGYLIGEFLSPHSNRRTDSYGGSFENRTRFAVEVVDAVRAVWPEELPLFFRISATDWLDGDGWTADETVRLADLLREHGVDLLDVSTGGLAPHVKIPVGPGYQVPFAARVKAETTLPAAAVGLITEPEQAEKILANGEADAVLLGRELLRDPYWARRAARELGAEIPVPNPYHRSW; encoded by the coding sequence ATGAGTGCTGCGCCCGCCGCGTTCGCCACCCTGTTCCAGCCCTACACCCTCCGCTCGGTGACCATCCCGAACCGGATCTGGATGGCCCCGATGTGCCAGTACAGCGCCGAGGCCTTCGGCCCGAACGCCGGCGTGGCACACGACTGGCACTTCACCCACTACGCGGCCCGCGCCACCGGTGGCACCGGCCTGATCATCCAGGAGGCCACCGCCGTCTCCCCGGAGGGCCGCATCAGCCCCTACGACCTCGGCATCTGGAACGACACCCAGGTCGAGGCGCTGCGCCGGATCACCACCTTCGTCAAGGCCCAGGGCTCGGTCCCCGGCATTCAGATCGGCCACGCCGGCCGAAAGGCGTCCACCGACCGCACCTGGAAGGGCGGCGCCCCCGTCGGCCCCGACGGCGACGGCTGGCTGCCCAGCGCCCCGAGCCCCGTGCCCTTCGCGGAGGGCCACCCGGTGCCGCACGAGCTCACCGTCGAGGAGATCCGCGAGATCACGGACCAGTTCGCGGCCGCCGCCGGGCGCGCGCTCGCCGCCGGCTACGAGGTGCTGGAGATCCACGGCGCCCACGGCTACCTCATCGGCGAGTTCCTCTCCCCGCACAGCAACCGGCGCACCGACTCCTACGGCGGCTCCTTCGAGAACCGCACCCGCTTCGCCGTCGAGGTCGTCGACGCCGTCCGCGCGGTGTGGCCCGAGGAACTCCCGCTGTTCTTCCGGATCTCCGCCACCGACTGGCTGGACGGGGACGGCTGGACGGCCGACGAGACCGTCCGGCTCGCCGACCTGCTGCGCGAGCACGGCGTCGACCTGCTCGACGTCTCCACGGGCGGCCTGGCCCCGCACGTGAAGATCCCCGTCGGCCCCGGCTACCAGGTGCCCTTCGCGGCCCGCGTCAAGGCCGAGACCACCCTGCCCGCCGCCGCCGTCGGCCTGATCACCGAACCCGAGCAGGCGGAGAAGATCCTCGCCAACGGCGAGGCCGACGCCGTCCTGCTGGGCCGGGAACTCCTGCGGGACCCCTACTGGGCCCGCCGGGCCGCCCGGGAACTGGGCGCCGAGATCCCCGTTCCGAACCCGTACCACCGCTCCTGGTGA
- a CDS encoding exo-alpha-sialidase, translated as MTDLLLLAGTRKGLFIGRRRGDGPWEFDGPHFNAQAVSAVAIDRRGPTPRLLVGGDSAHWGPSVFTSDDLGATWREPAAPAVKFPQDTGASLERVWQLHPAGPEAPDVVYAGTEPAALFRSTDRGESFELIRPLWEHPTRSAWVPGGGGEGLHTVITDPTDPDAVTVAVSTAGVFRTLDGGKSWTPSNHGVSAVFLPDPRPEFGQCVHKIAQDAGNPDRLYLQNHWGVYRSDDAGAEWTDIGAGLPSDFGFAVAAHPHHPDTAYVFPLNADSDRVPAEHRCRVFRTRDAGADWEPLSRGLPDEDHYGTVLRDALCTDDADPAGVYFGNRNGELYASHDDGDSWRLLAGHLPDVLCVRAAVLS; from the coding sequence ATGACCGATCTGCTACTGCTCGCGGGGACCCGTAAGGGGCTGTTCATCGGCCGGCGGCGGGGGGATGGTCCGTGGGAGTTCGACGGCCCGCACTTCAACGCCCAGGCCGTGTCCGCCGTCGCCATCGACCGGCGCGGGCCGACGCCGCGCCTCCTCGTTGGTGGGGACAGCGCGCACTGGGGACCGTCCGTCTTCACCTCGGACGACCTGGGCGCGACCTGGCGGGAGCCGGCCGCGCCCGCCGTGAAGTTCCCGCAGGACACCGGCGCCTCCCTGGAGCGCGTCTGGCAGCTGCACCCGGCGGGCCCCGAGGCCCCCGACGTGGTGTACGCCGGTACGGAACCGGCCGCGCTGTTCCGCTCGACCGACCGGGGCGAGTCCTTCGAGCTGATCCGCCCGCTGTGGGAGCATCCGACCCGCTCCGCGTGGGTGCCGGGCGGCGGCGGCGAGGGCCTGCACACGGTGATCACCGACCCGACCGATCCGGACGCCGTGACGGTGGCCGTCTCCACCGCCGGCGTCTTCCGCACCCTGGACGGCGGCAAGAGCTGGACCCCGTCCAACCACGGCGTCTCGGCGGTGTTCCTGCCGGACCCGCGACCGGAGTTCGGCCAGTGCGTCCACAAGATCGCCCAGGACGCGGGGAACCCGGACCGGCTGTACCTCCAGAACCACTGGGGTGTCTACCGCAGCGACGACGCCGGGGCCGAGTGGACCGACATCGGCGCCGGGCTGCCCTCCGACTTCGGGTTCGCCGTCGCCGCCCACCCCCATCACCCCGACACCGCCTACGTCTTCCCCCTCAACGCCGACTCCGACCGCGTCCCGGCGGAGCACCGCTGCCGGGTCTTCCGCACCCGGGACGCGGGCGCCGACTGGGAACCGCTCTCCCGGGGCCTGCCGGACGAGGACCACTACGGCACCGTGCTGCGCGACGCCCTGTGCACGGACGACGCGGACCCGGCGGGCGTCTACTTCGGCAACCGCAACGGCGAGCTGTACGCGAGCCACGACGACGGCGACAGCTGGCGACTCCTGGCCGGGCACCTGCCGGACGTCCTGTGCGTACGGGCGGCCGTCCTGAGCTGA
- a CDS encoding lactonase family protein, whose amino-acid sequence MNGAGRTDGTEGTSRSGGHRAYIGSFTSGGGRGVLTATVDPVTGALTPLAVTGTLPDPSYLALDRSSGVLYAVSESDEGAVGAFRTTAGGLAALGPAVPVAGSGPTHIALAGSRLLTANYTSGSVSSLPLDAEGTPRGPATVLAHTGAGPDAARQEGPHAHQVVPDPTGRWVLSVDLGTDSVRVCALDPADGALRVRAEVALRAGTGPRHLAFHPSGAVVYVLHELEPQLTVCRWNANAGLLEPLREVPLAPEGAPDGVRAYPSAVVAAPDGRFLWVAVRGTDTLATFSLTADPTLPRLTDTTSSGGSWPRDLAVDPSGRRLYAANERSGEVVWFDVDPESGRPRRSGALPVPAATCVVFG is encoded by the coding sequence GTGAACGGCGCGGGCAGGACGGACGGTACCGAAGGTACGAGCCGAAGCGGCGGACACCGGGCCTACATCGGCTCGTTCACCTCGGGGGGCGGCCGCGGTGTCCTCACCGCGACCGTGGATCCGGTCACCGGGGCGCTGACCCCGCTCGCGGTGACCGGCACCCTGCCGGACCCCTCGTACCTGGCGCTGGATCGAAGCAGCGGTGTGCTCTACGCGGTCAGCGAGAGCGACGAAGGGGCGGTGGGGGCCTTCCGCACCACCGCCGGGGGACTCGCCGCGCTGGGCCCCGCCGTCCCCGTCGCCGGCTCCGGCCCCACCCACATCGCGCTCGCGGGCTCGCGCCTGCTGACCGCCAACTACACGTCCGGCAGCGTCAGCAGCCTGCCCCTCGACGCCGAAGGAACCCCGCGGGGCCCGGCCACCGTCCTCGCCCACACCGGCGCCGGCCCCGACGCGGCCCGGCAGGAGGGCCCGCACGCCCACCAGGTGGTGCCCGACCCCACCGGCCGCTGGGTGCTGAGCGTGGACCTCGGCACCGACTCCGTACGGGTCTGCGCGCTCGACCCGGCCGACGGCGCGCTCCGCGTGCGCGCCGAGGTCGCGCTGCGCGCCGGGACCGGACCGCGCCACCTGGCCTTCCACCCCTCGGGCGCGGTGGTCTACGTCCTGCACGAGCTGGAGCCGCAGCTGACCGTCTGCCGCTGGAACGCGAACGCCGGGCTGTTGGAACCGCTCCGCGAGGTTCCGCTCGCCCCCGAGGGCGCTCCGGACGGCGTACGGGCCTACCCCTCGGCGGTCGTCGCCGCGCCGGACGGCCGCTTCCTGTGGGTGGCCGTGCGAGGCACCGACACCCTGGCCACCTTCTCCCTCACCGCGGACCCGACGCTGCCCCGGCTCACGGACACGACCTCGAGCGGCGGGAGTTGGCCGCGCGACCTCGCCGTCGACCCCTCGGGGCGCCGGCTCTACGCGGCCAACGAACGCTCCGGGGAGGTCGTCTGGTTCGACGTGGACCCCGAGAGCGGCCGGCCGCGCCGCTCCGGCGCCCTCCCCGTGCCCGCCGCGACCTGCGTGGTGTTCGGCTGA
- a CDS encoding uracil-DNA glycosylase: protein MAARPLNEIVEPGWARALEPVATQIAAMGDFLRAEIAAGRTYLPSGANVLRAFQQPFDEVKVLIVGQDPYPTPGHAMGLSFSVAPDVRPVPPSLDNIFREMHTDLGLPRPANGDLTPWTRQGVLLLNRALTTAPRKTGGHRGKGWEAVTEQAIRALAARGTPLVSVLWGRDARNLRPLLGELPAVESVHPSPMSAGNGFFGSRPFSRVNELLARQGAQPVDWRLPSIG, encoded by the coding sequence ATGGCAGCACGACCGTTGAACGAGATCGTCGAGCCGGGCTGGGCCCGTGCTCTGGAGCCGGTGGCCACGCAGATCGCCGCGATGGGCGACTTCCTGCGCGCCGAGATCGCGGCGGGCCGCACCTACCTCCCGTCGGGGGCGAACGTGCTGCGCGCGTTCCAGCAGCCCTTCGACGAGGTGAAGGTGCTGATCGTCGGACAGGACCCGTACCCCACCCCGGGGCACGCGATGGGCCTGTCCTTCTCGGTCGCGCCGGACGTGCGGCCCGTGCCGCCGAGCCTGGACAACATCTTCCGCGAGATGCACACCGACCTCGGGCTGCCCCGTCCCGCCAACGGCGACCTGACGCCGTGGACACGGCAGGGCGTGCTGCTGCTCAACCGCGCGCTGACCACCGCGCCCCGCAAGACCGGCGGCCACCGGGGCAAGGGCTGGGAGGCGGTCACCGAGCAGGCCATCCGCGCCCTGGCCGCGCGCGGCACGCCGCTGGTGTCGGTGCTGTGGGGGCGCGACGCCCGCAACCTGCGGCCGCTGCTGGGCGAGCTGCCGGCGGTGGAGTCCGTCCACCCCTCCCCCATGTCCGCCGGGAACGGCTTCTTCGGCTCGCGGCCCTTCAGCAGGGTCAACGAGCTGCTGGCGCGTCAGGGAGCACAGCCCGTCGACTGGCGCCTGCCCTCAATCGGTTGA
- a CDS encoding FAD-binding oxidoreductase, translated as MISRRTVLRAGAATGVTALAASGVALVPAAFAGGPAPFDTLRARLTGDLILPADPGYDHAKQLQMARYDVIRPQAVAYCANSADVVHCVRFAQDHGLPTAVRSGGHSQAGYSTTTGLVIDVSRLNSIRPGRGTVRLGPGSQGVDILNTLAPLGLQLGSGTCPTVAVGGWVQGGGLGLTARAFGMGSDRLVSARVVLADGSIVDASADSHPDLYWALRGGGGGNFGVVTDIELRPVSVPSMSVYTLTFDGAHAVDVILAWQDWITEGPRELASELLVLLPEDSPEGTAPTVVVSGAYLGARAIADRHLDRLVRAAGRPSASREVAELPYQQAMMKVYGCGDAAVEECHRIGYSPRARLPRENYATYRNVYFNQRWSRATAEAALAVLHTDPQPGQFRFLGLFSYGGRINEVAPGATAFVHRDVLFEAGFQVGLAVPEPAREQRERAQAWVDGGYASLYPRSSRRSYQNYMDPALTNWREAYYGRNYARLQSVKRTYDPHRFFRFAQAID; from the coding sequence ATGATCAGCAGACGCACCGTCCTCAGAGCCGGCGCAGCGACCGGCGTCACCGCCCTCGCCGCCTCCGGCGTGGCCCTCGTCCCCGCCGCCTTCGCCGGCGGCCCCGCCCCCTTCGACACCCTCCGCGCCCGCCTCACCGGCGACCTGATCCTCCCCGCCGATCCCGGCTACGACCACGCCAAGCAGCTCCAGATGGCCCGCTACGACGTGATCCGCCCGCAGGCCGTCGCCTACTGCGCCAACAGCGCCGACGTCGTCCACTGCGTCCGCTTCGCCCAGGACCACGGCCTGCCCACCGCCGTCCGCAGCGGCGGCCACAGCCAGGCCGGCTACTCGACCACCACCGGCCTCGTCATCGACGTGTCCCGGCTGAACAGCATCCGCCCCGGTCGCGGCACCGTCCGCCTCGGCCCCGGCAGCCAGGGCGTCGACATCCTGAACACCCTGGCCCCCCTCGGCCTCCAGCTCGGCTCCGGCACCTGCCCCACCGTCGCCGTCGGCGGTTGGGTCCAGGGCGGCGGGCTCGGACTGACCGCCCGCGCCTTCGGCATGGGCAGCGACCGGCTCGTCTCGGCCCGGGTCGTCCTCGCCGACGGCTCGATCGTCGACGCCTCCGCCGACTCCCACCCCGACCTGTACTGGGCCCTGCGCGGGGGCGGCGGCGGCAACTTCGGCGTGGTCACGGACATCGAGCTGCGCCCCGTATCAGTGCCCTCCATGAGCGTGTACACCCTCACCTTCGACGGGGCCCACGCCGTCGACGTGATCCTCGCCTGGCAGGACTGGATCACCGAAGGCCCCCGCGAACTGGCCTCCGAGCTGCTCGTCCTGCTCCCCGAGGACTCCCCCGAGGGCACCGCGCCGACCGTTGTCGTCTCCGGCGCCTACCTGGGCGCGCGGGCCATCGCCGACCGTCACCTCGACCGGCTCGTCCGGGCCGCCGGTCGGCCGAGCGCGAGCCGCGAGGTCGCGGAGCTCCCGTACCAGCAGGCCATGATGAAGGTCTACGGCTGTGGGGACGCCGCCGTCGAGGAGTGCCACCGCATCGGCTACTCGCCCCGCGCCCGGCTGCCCCGCGAGAACTACGCCACCTACCGCAACGTCTACTTCAACCAGCGGTGGAGCCGCGCCACCGCCGAGGCCGCCCTCGCCGTCCTGCACACCGACCCGCAGCCCGGCCAGTTCCGCTTCCTGGGGCTCTTCTCCTACGGCGGCCGGATCAACGAGGTCGCCCCCGGCGCCACCGCCTTCGTCCACCGCGACGTGCTGTTCGAAGCGGGCTTCCAGGTCGGGCTCGCCGTCCCCGAGCCGGCCCGCGAGCAGCGCGAACGCGCCCAGGCCTGGGTCGACGGCGGGTACGCGAGCCTGTACCCGCGCTCCAGCCGGCGCTCGTACCAGAACTACATGGACCCGGCGCTCACCAACTGGCGCGAGGCCTACTACGGTCGCAACTACGCCCGCCTCCAGAGCGTCAAGCGGACCTACGACCCGCACCGCTTCTTCCGCTTCGCCCAGGCCATCGACTGA
- a CDS encoding APC family permease has translation MDDDAGADGPGRGLADPTPPPEAEPGLKADAIGFLDALVIGLNSTSPAYSLAAVIGPIVALAGLYAPGVMLASFVPMLLIAAAFYYLNRVDQDCGTTFSWVTRAMGPWAGWLGGWAIAMTGVLVIGSLADVAVHFGLLAAGLDDWAASAWVRQGLTVVVILAMTAVCVIGTEMSARVQDVLILAQVFFLLVFAVVALYRVYAGTSTLDGTTPSLGWLNPFGAGGTALTGGLLLGVFIYWGWESAVNLTEEVHDSATAPGKAGIWSTIVLLVTYLSVGYAVVAYAGTEFLAANAAEEEAVFAVLAHEVMAGWDWMVLLAVCTSALASTQTTIIPASRTALSMARRHALPPHLAHIHPRFRTPDVSTWWVAVIAIGWYLVVNRISENALLDSLTALSLLIAFYYALTGLACAVYYRRHLLESPHNLLLIGVGPLVGAGLLAWLLVESVHDMSNPENSASGVSWFGLGPPLVIGIGIAVVGVLLMCFWRIRDGRFWRERRGVVDPALVHRRKS, from the coding sequence ATGGACGACGACGCCGGCGCCGACGGGCCCGGTCGGGGCCTCGCCGACCCGACGCCCCCGCCCGAGGCCGAACCGGGCCTGAAGGCCGACGCGATCGGCTTCCTCGACGCGCTCGTCATCGGCCTGAACTCCACCTCGCCGGCGTACTCGCTGGCCGCCGTCATCGGCCCCATCGTGGCCCTCGCCGGCCTCTACGCGCCCGGCGTGATGCTGGCGTCGTTCGTACCGATGCTCCTGATCGCCGCCGCGTTCTACTACCTGAACCGGGTCGACCAGGACTGCGGCACCACCTTCTCCTGGGTGACCCGGGCCATGGGCCCCTGGGCGGGCTGGCTCGGCGGCTGGGCCATCGCCATGACCGGCGTCCTGGTCATCGGCTCCCTCGCCGACGTCGCCGTCCACTTCGGGCTCCTCGCCGCCGGCCTCGACGACTGGGCCGCCAGCGCATGGGTCCGCCAAGGCCTCACCGTCGTGGTCATCCTCGCCATGACGGCCGTCTGCGTCATCGGCACCGAGATGTCCGCCCGGGTCCAGGACGTCCTGATCCTCGCCCAGGTCTTCTTCCTGCTCGTCTTCGCCGTCGTCGCGCTCTACCGCGTCTACGCCGGCACCAGCACCCTCGACGGAACCACCCCCTCCCTCGGATGGCTCAACCCCTTCGGCGCCGGCGGCACCGCCCTCACCGGCGGCCTGCTGCTCGGCGTGTTCATCTACTGGGGCTGGGAATCGGCCGTGAACCTCACCGAGGAGGTCCACGACTCCGCCACCGCCCCCGGCAAGGCCGGCATCTGGTCGACCATCGTCCTGCTCGTCACCTACCTGTCCGTCGGCTACGCCGTCGTCGCCTACGCGGGCACCGAGTTCCTCGCCGCGAACGCCGCCGAGGAGGAGGCCGTCTTCGCCGTCCTCGCCCACGAGGTCATGGCCGGCTGGGACTGGATGGTGCTCCTCGCCGTGTGCACCTCCGCGCTCGCCTCCACCCAGACGACGATCATCCCCGCCTCCCGCACCGCCCTGTCCATGGCCCGCCGGCACGCCCTGCCCCCGCACCTCGCCCACATCCACCCCCGCTTCCGCACCCCGGACGTCAGCACGTGGTGGGTGGCCGTCATCGCCATCGGCTGGTACCTCGTCGTCAACCGCATCAGCGAGAACGCCCTGCTGGACTCCCTGACGGCGCTCTCCCTGCTCATCGCCTTCTACTACGCGCTCACCGGCCTGGCCTGCGCCGTGTACTACCGCCGCCACCTGCTGGAGAGCCCGCACAACCTGCTGCTGATCGGCGTCGGCCCGCTCGTCGGAGCCGGCCTGCTGGCCTGGCTGCTGGTGGAGTCCGTCCACGACATGTCGAACCCGGAGAACTCCGCGAGCGGCGTCTCCTGGTTCGGGCTCGGACCGCCGCTCGTCATCGGGATCGGCATCGCCGTCGTCGGCGTGCTCCTCATGTGCTTCTGGCGGATCCGCGACGGCCGGTTCTGGCGGGAGCGGCGCGGCGTGGTCGATCCGGCGCTGGTCCACCGCAGGAAGAGTTGA
- a CDS encoding ArsR family transcriptional regulator: MTERDTARALAHPERDEIRLEGVLHALSDPIRLRIVCELAASEAELACSYFVLPVTKSTTTHHFRVLRESGVIRQTYRGTAKMNGLRRADLQALYPDLLDSVLAAAAAEESRLPKAPATG; this comes from the coding sequence ATGACGGAGCGTGACACGGCCCGTGCCCTCGCCCACCCCGAACGGGACGAGATCCGGCTGGAGGGCGTCCTGCACGCCCTCTCCGACCCGATCCGGCTGCGCATCGTGTGTGAACTCGCCGCCTCGGAGGCCGAGTTGGCCTGCTCGTACTTCGTCCTGCCGGTCACGAAGTCCACGACCACCCACCACTTCCGCGTCCTGCGCGAGAGCGGGGTCATCCGCCAGACCTACCGGGGCACCGCCAAGATGAACGGGCTGCGCCGCGCCGACCTCCAGGCGCTCTACCCCGACCTGCTCGACAGCGTCCTCGCCGCGGCCGCCGCCGAGGAATCCCGCCTGCCGAAGGCTCCGGCCACCGGCTGA
- a CDS encoding nitric oxide synthase oxygenase produces METLQQHSDAAQVWEEAEEFIRLFHRENREAGDPRARLAAVRAELAETGTYRHTPEELVHGARVAWRNSNRCIGRLYWNSLRVRDRRELTEGSEIADECFEHLREATNGGRVRPTITVFAPDAPDRPGPLIWSEQLVRYAGYGDHPSVTVGDARNAPLTEALLRLGWSGGAGTPFDLLPLVVQGVNDKPRWFDTPADAVLEVPIRHPDAHDDWSDWDLRWHAVPAISNMCLEIGGIHYPAAPFNGWYMGTEIGARNLADTDRYNLLPAVARRLGLDLSSDRSLWKDRALVELNRAVLDSFDRAGVTIADHHTESRRFLNHLEREERKGREVGADWSWIVPPISGSATPVFHRTFEDRPSTTAYVHHVGAQERAKGRDLV; encoded by the coding sequence ATGGAAACACTTCAACAGCACTCCGACGCCGCTCAGGTGTGGGAGGAAGCCGAGGAGTTCATCCGGCTCTTCCATCGGGAGAACCGGGAAGCCGGTGATCCGAGGGCCAGGCTGGCCGCCGTACGGGCCGAGCTCGCGGAGACCGGCACCTACCGCCACACCCCGGAGGAGCTGGTCCACGGCGCCCGGGTCGCCTGGCGCAACAGCAACCGCTGCATAGGCCGGCTCTACTGGAACTCCCTGCGGGTCCGCGACCGCCGCGAGCTGACCGAGGGTTCGGAGATCGCCGACGAGTGCTTCGAGCACCTGCGGGAGGCCACCAACGGCGGCCGTGTCCGCCCCACCATCACCGTCTTCGCCCCCGACGCCCCCGATCGCCCGGGGCCGCTGATCTGGAGCGAGCAGCTGGTGCGCTACGCCGGCTACGGCGACCACCCCTCCGTCACCGTCGGCGACGCCCGCAACGCCCCGCTCACCGAGGCCCTCCTGCGGCTCGGCTGGTCGGGCGGCGCCGGCACCCCCTTCGATCTCCTCCCGCTGGTGGTCCAGGGCGTGAACGACAAGCCCCGGTGGTTCGACACCCCGGCGGACGCCGTGCTGGAGGTGCCGATCCGCCACCCCGACGCGCACGACGACTGGTCCGACTGGGACCTGCGCTGGCACGCGGTCCCGGCCATCTCCAACATGTGCCTGGAGATCGGAGGCATCCACTACCCGGCCGCGCCCTTCAACGGCTGGTACATGGGCACCGAGATCGGCGCCCGCAACCTCGCCGACACCGACCGCTACAACCTCCTGCCCGCCGTCGCCCGCCGGTTGGGCCTGGACCTCTCCAGCGACCGTTCCCTCTGGAAGGACCGCGCGCTGGTCGAGCTCAACCGGGCGGTGCTGGACTCCTTCGACCGGGCCGGGGTCACCATCGCCGACCACCACACCGAGTCCCGGCGCTTCCTGAACCACCTGGAGCGCGAGGAGCGCAAGGGGCGCGAGGTGGGAGCCGACTGGTCCTGGATCGTCCCGCCGATCTCCGGATCCGCGACCCCGGTCTTCCACCGGACGTTCGAGGACCGTCCCAGCACCACGGCTTACGTGCATCACGTCGGGGCCCAGGAGCGGGCCAAGGGACGGGACTTGGTCTAG
- a CDS encoding universal stress protein — MSVVLGYDESPGAERALRVALEVAAAFGEPLVLVYGAAAPGGGGEEYRAHQEAVRQAGRSALARAVAAADEAGVPSTVEVVDEKPAQALLDAAERHGGRVIIVGSWGDSPLRGALLGSTPHKLLHLSRVPVLCVPTEEES; from the coding sequence ATGTCCGTGGTCCTGGGATACGACGAATCACCCGGCGCCGAACGCGCCCTGCGGGTCGCCCTGGAGGTGGCCGCCGCCTTCGGCGAACCCCTGGTCCTCGTCTACGGCGCCGCCGCGCCCGGCGGCGGCGGCGAGGAGTACCGGGCCCACCAGGAAGCCGTCCGCCAGGCCGGCCGCAGCGCCCTGGCGCGGGCCGTCGCCGCCGCCGACGAGGCGGGCGTCCCCTCGACCGTCGAGGTCGTCGACGAGAAGCCCGCCCAGGCCCTGCTCGACGCCGCCGAACGCCACGGGGGCCGGGTCATCATCGTCGGCAGCTGGGGCGACAGCCCCCTGCGCGGCGCCCTCCTCGGCTCGACCCCGCACAAGCTCCTGCACCTGTCCCGGGTGCCGGTCCTCTGCGTCCCGACCGAGGAGGAGTCCTAG